A genome region from Pseudomonas pergaminensis includes the following:
- a CDS encoding alpha/beta fold hydrolase: protein MFAGFQKDQCHVNGVDISYRKGGTGPGLLLLHGHPQTHVIWHKVAEQLAEHFTVVAADLRGYGDSSKPPASDDHSNYSKREMAGDGVELMKALGFAQFSVLAHDRGARVAHRLALDHPTAVQRMVLLDIAPTLSMYAQTDEAFARAYWHWFFLIRPAPLPEALIESNPALYLRSVMGSRSAGLKPFTDEAFAEYLRCLQLPGAATGICEDYRAAAGIDLEHDQADIDAGHHLNLPLLVMWGAEGTVGRCFEPLKEWQKVATDVRGKALPAGHYIAEEAPELLLGEVLSFLR, encoded by the coding sequence ATGTTCGCCGGATTCCAAAAAGACCAGTGCCACGTCAACGGCGTGGACATCAGCTACCGCAAAGGCGGCACAGGTCCCGGTCTGCTCCTGTTGCACGGGCACCCGCAAACCCACGTCATCTGGCACAAAGTCGCCGAACAACTGGCTGAACACTTCACCGTGGTGGCCGCCGACCTGCGCGGCTATGGCGACAGCAGCAAGCCGCCGGCGAGTGACGACCACTCCAACTATTCAAAACGCGAAATGGCCGGGGACGGCGTCGAGCTGATGAAGGCCTTGGGCTTCGCACAGTTCTCGGTGCTGGCCCACGACCGTGGCGCCCGCGTTGCCCATCGCCTGGCCCTGGACCATCCCACCGCGGTGCAGCGCATGGTGCTGCTGGACATCGCCCCTACCCTGTCGATGTATGCACAGACCGACGAAGCCTTCGCCCGCGCTTACTGGCACTGGTTCTTCCTGATCCGCCCGGCGCCGTTGCCCGAAGCCTTGATCGAAAGCAACCCGGCGCTGTACCTGCGCAGCGTAATGGGCAGTCGCAGCGCCGGGCTCAAGCCGTTTACCGATGAAGCCTTCGCCGAGTACCTGCGCTGCCTGCAACTGCCGGGTGCCGCCACCGGCATCTGTGAGGACTACCGTGCTGCCGCCGGTATCGACCTTGAGCACGACCAGGCGGACATCGACGCCGGTCACCACCTGAACCTGCCGTTGCTGGTGATGTGGGGTGCCGAAGGCACGGTCGGCCGCTGTTTCGAGCCGCTCAAGGAATGGCAGAAAGTCGCCACCGACGTGCGCGGCAAGGCCCTGCCGGCCGGCCATTACATCGCCGAAGAAGCCCCCGAGTTGCTGCTGGGCGAAGTCCTGAGCTTCCTTCGCTGA
- a CDS encoding acyl-CoA dehydrogenase family protein, translated as MTAKPHSVLPSPLQTAKLLAAEFALTAVERDERGGTPKAERDALRQSGLLAMSIPTQYGGLGARWSDTLGIVREFAKVDSSIAHVFGFHHLMLATVRLFSRQDQWQPWFEQTARKNWFWGNALNPLDTRTVVKDFGGWREFSGKKSFCSGASDSEMLIASAVDETAGGKLLIAAIPSGRSGITLHNDWNNIGQRQTDSGSASFERVRVEESELLLDPGPLSTPFACLRPLIAQLTFTHMFLGIAEGAFEEARNYTLTETRSWHKSSAEDVRQDPYVLHHYGEFWVALEGVRLLVERATELLDQAWAKGPNLSENERGQLAIAIATAKVAATRQGLDLCSRLFEVTGARSTHASLRLDRHWRNLRTQTLHDPVDYKLHELGDWALNQSLPIPTFYS; from the coding sequence GTGACAGCCAAACCCCACAGCGTCCTGCCCTCCCCCTTGCAGACCGCCAAACTGCTGGCCGCCGAATTCGCCCTCACCGCCGTCGAGCGTGACGAGCGCGGCGGCACGCCCAAAGCCGAACGCGACGCCCTGCGTCAAAGCGGCCTGCTGGCCATGAGTATTCCCACCCAGTACGGCGGCCTCGGCGCGCGCTGGAGTGACACCCTCGGCATCGTGCGCGAATTCGCCAAGGTCGACAGCTCGATCGCCCATGTCTTCGGTTTTCACCACCTGATGCTCGCCACCGTGCGCCTGTTTTCACGCCAGGACCAATGGCAGCCCTGGTTCGAACAGACCGCACGCAAAAACTGGTTCTGGGGCAACGCCCTCAACCCGCTGGACACGCGCACGGTGGTCAAGGATTTCGGCGGCTGGCGCGAGTTTTCCGGTAAAAAGAGCTTCTGCTCCGGCGCCAGCGACTCGGAAATGCTGATCGCCTCGGCGGTGGATGAAACCGCCGGCGGCAAACTGCTGATCGCCGCCATCCCCAGCGGCCGCAGCGGCATCACGTTGCACAACGATTGGAACAACATCGGCCAGCGCCAGACCGACAGCGGCAGCGCGAGCTTCGAACGGGTGCGCGTCGAAGAATCCGAACTGCTGCTCGACCCTGGCCCGCTCAGCACGCCCTTTGCCTGCCTGCGCCCGTTGATCGCCCAGTTGACCTTCACGCATATGTTCCTCGGTATTGCCGAAGGCGCCTTCGAAGAAGCGCGCAACTACACGCTCACCGAAACCCGTTCGTGGCATAAATCCAGTGCCGAAGATGTGCGCCAGGACCCTTACGTACTGCACCACTACGGTGAATTCTGGGTCGCCCTTGAAGGTGTGCGCCTGCTGGTGGAACGCGCCACCGAGTTGCTCGACCAAGCCTGGGCAAAGGGCCCGAACCTCAGCGAAAACGAGCGCGGCCAACTCGCTATCGCCATCGCCACCGCCAAGGTCGCCGCCACCCGCCAAGGCCTCGACCTGTGCAGCCGCTTGTTCGAAGTCACCGGCGCGCGCTCGACCCACGCATCGCTGCGCCTGGACCGTCATTGGCGCAACCTGCGCACGCAAACCCTGCACGACCCGGTGGACTACAAGCTCCACGAACTCGGGGATTGGGCGTTGAACCAATCCCTGCCGATTCCAACGTTCTATTCCTAA
- the soxR gene encoding redox-sensitive transcriptional activator SoxR — MLNKELTVGQLAARSGVAVTALHFYEAKGLIKSNRNAGNQRRYPRDVLRRVVVIKIAQRLGIPLATIGEALQALPDGRTPTAQDWDRLSALWREDLDERINKLMLLRDKLNGCIGCGCLSMEACPLRNQDDKLGECGPGAQLLEPTPKS; from the coding sequence ATGCTCAACAAGGAACTCACCGTCGGCCAACTCGCCGCCCGCAGTGGCGTCGCGGTCACGGCCCTGCATTTCTATGAAGCCAAGGGGCTGATCAAGAGCAACCGCAATGCCGGCAACCAGCGCCGCTATCCACGGGATGTGCTGCGCCGTGTGGTGGTGATCAAGATCGCCCAGCGTTTGGGCATACCACTGGCAACGATCGGCGAGGCGTTGCAGGCCTTGCCGGATGGGCGTACGCCCACGGCGCAGGATTGGGATCGTTTGTCCGCACTGTGGCGGGAAGACCTGGATGAGCGCATCAATAAACTGATGCTGCTGCGGGACAAGCTCAATGGCTGTATTGGGTGCGGGTGCCTGTCGATGGAGGCGTGTCCGTTGCGTAATCAGGATGACAAGCTCGGCGAGTGCGGGCCAGGTGCACAGTTGTTGGAGCCCACCCCCAAATCCTGA
- a CDS encoding antibiotic biosynthesis monooxygenase, whose amino-acid sequence MQVSEKSRSFTQLIEFQIEPRQQRALVAALTTQSERLAQGHGGFINASVQVSDDGRRVLNYLQWRSREDGEAAFKCFEHGEEDFWTLIRAHQATAVTFGSFQVLRSFERSHDNALHCRLNG is encoded by the coding sequence ATGCAGGTATCAGAGAAAAGTCGCAGCTTCACTCAATTGATCGAGTTTCAGATCGAGCCCCGGCAGCAACGTGCCCTGGTGGCGGCGTTGACCACTCAAAGCGAACGCCTGGCCCAAGGCCATGGCGGCTTTATCAATGCGAGTGTGCAAGTCAGCGATGACGGCCGGCGGGTGCTCAATTACCTGCAATGGCGCTCGCGCGAGGATGGCGAGGCGGCCTTCAAATGCTTCGAGCACGGTGAGGAGGATTTCTGGACGCTGATTCGCGCCCACCAGGCCACGGCCGTGACCTTCGGCTCATTCCAGGTGCTGCGAAGTTTCGAGCGCAGCCATGACAACGCGTTGCACTGCCGACTAAATGGATAG
- a CDS encoding methionine ABC transporter permease, translating to MAELFKNIYWADIGQACLETLSMLVAALGFTVLLGLPLGVLLFLTGKRQLHEALVVYRLLSVVVNVLRSLPFIILLIVLIPLTTLLVGTSLGVPGTIPPLVVGCTPFFARLVETALREVDRGVVEATQSMGASTWQVIRHTLLPEARGGLLAAVTVTAIVLVDYTAMAGVIGGGGLGDLAIRYGYQRFQTDVMVVTVVLLLVLVQALQMTGDRLVARYSRR from the coding sequence ATGGCCGAACTGTTCAAGAACATCTACTGGGCCGACATCGGCCAAGCCTGCCTGGAAACCCTGAGCATGCTCGTGGCTGCACTGGGCTTTACCGTGCTGCTGGGGTTGCCGCTGGGCGTGCTGTTGTTTCTCACCGGCAAGCGCCAGTTGCATGAGGCGCTGGTGGTGTATCGGTTGCTGTCAGTGGTGGTCAACGTGCTGCGTTCGCTGCCGTTCATCATCCTGCTGATTGTGTTGATCCCGCTGACCACCTTGCTGGTGGGCACGTCCCTCGGCGTGCCGGGCACCATTCCGCCGCTGGTGGTGGGCTGTACGCCGTTCTTTGCGCGGCTGGTGGAAACCGCGCTGCGTGAAGTGGATCGCGGTGTCGTCGAGGCCACCCAATCCATGGGCGCCAGTACCTGGCAGGTGATCCGCCACACGCTATTGCCGGAGGCTCGCGGTGGGCTGTTGGCGGCGGTGACCGTGACCGCGATTGTGCTGGTGGATTACACCGCCATGGCCGGCGTGATCGGTGGCGGCGGCCTGGGTGACTTGGCGATTCGCTACGGCTACCAGCGGTTCCAGACCGATGTGATGGTGGTCACCGTGGTGTTGCTGTTGGTGCTGGTGCAGGCCCTGCAAATGACCGGTGACCGTTTGGTGGCGCGTTACAGCCGCCGTTGA
- a CDS encoding MetQ/NlpA family ABC transporter substrate-binding protein, with the protein MKKSLAILAAVLSLNAFANERLVVGATPVPHAEILEFVKPVLAKEGVDLQIKVFTDFIQPNQQLALKNIDANYYQYRPFLDDYNKTRHTDLVPVVGVHIEPFGAYSTRIKNISELKDGATVSIPNDPVNTGRALVLLDEAGLIKLKDPSNTLSTPRDIVENPKHLKIRELEGALLARSVSQVDLAFVFANYALEAGIDTNSALIVEKGKSLYVEYLVARPDNINDPRIQKLAKALNSDEVRQFILTRYKGQIAPGF; encoded by the coding sequence ATGAAAAAGTCCCTGGCCATTTTGGCTGCTGTCCTGTCGTTGAATGCCTTTGCCAATGAAAGGCTGGTGGTGGGCGCTACGCCTGTGCCTCACGCGGAAATCCTCGAGTTCGTCAAACCGGTGCTGGCCAAGGAGGGCGTAGACCTGCAGATCAAGGTCTTCACCGACTTTATCCAGCCCAACCAGCAATTGGCGCTGAAGAATATCGACGCCAACTACTACCAGTACCGCCCATTCCTCGATGACTACAACAAGACCCGTCACACCGACCTGGTGCCGGTGGTGGGTGTGCATATCGAGCCGTTTGGTGCGTATTCGACGCGGATCAAGAACATCTCGGAGCTTAAGGATGGCGCCACCGTGTCGATCCCCAATGACCCGGTCAACACCGGCCGTGCCTTGGTGCTGCTGGATGAAGCCGGCCTGATCAAGCTCAAGGACCCGAGCAACACCCTGAGCACCCCGCGCGATATCGTGGAAAACCCCAAGCACCTGAAAATTCGTGAGCTGGAAGGCGCCTTGCTGGCCCGCTCGGTGAGCCAGGTGGACCTGGCGTTTGTGTTTGCCAACTACGCGCTGGAGGCGGGGATCGATACCAACAGTGCGTTGATTGTGGAGAAGGGTAAATCCTTGTACGTCGAGTATTTGGTGGCGCGGCCGGACAACATCAACGACCCGCGTATCCAGAAGCTGGCGAAGGCGTTGAATTCCGATGAGGTGCGCCAGTTCATCCTGACCCGTTACAAAGGCCAGATCGCCCCTGGGTTCTGA
- a CDS encoding dicarboxylate/amino acid:cation symporter, whose product MTIRKLLGTLYIQVLIAIALGVLIGHQWPQIGIDLKPLGDGFIKLIKMIIGPIIFCTVVSGITSMHDVKQVGRVGGKALLYFEVVSTIALLIGILAAHLLQPGVGFNIDVKTLDSSAIAGFVGQAEHGEGVTGFLLHVIPATFFDAFSKGEILPVLFVSVLFGVGLVMVGEKARPLVGVINQASEVFFRIVGIISRVAPIGAFGAIAFTIGKYGVGSLLPLLKLVGTFYVTAFFFIAVVLGSIARNAGFSIFKLMGYIKSELLIVLGTSSSESALPQLIQKLESLGASKGVVGIVVPTGYTFNLDGTNIYMTLAVLFLAQATNIHLPLEQQLTLLAVAMLTSKGAGAVVGAGFVALAASLAVVPTVPVAAMVLILGVDRFMAECRSLTNIIGNAVAALVVAAWEGELDREKMAPIALKRGRHARAAEAAAQAKVAAE is encoded by the coding sequence ATGACAATCAGAAAACTGCTGGGAACCCTGTATATCCAGGTGCTCATCGCGATCGCGCTGGGCGTGTTGATCGGCCATCAATGGCCGCAGATCGGCATCGACCTCAAGCCCCTCGGCGATGGCTTTATCAAGCTGATCAAGATGATCATCGGCCCGATTATCTTCTGCACGGTGGTCTCCGGCATCACCAGCATGCACGACGTGAAACAGGTGGGCCGGGTCGGCGGCAAGGCGCTGCTGTACTTCGAGGTGGTCTCGACCATCGCCCTGTTGATCGGCATTCTCGCCGCGCACCTGCTGCAGCCGGGCGTGGGCTTCAATATCGATGTGAAGACCCTCGACAGTTCGGCCATCGCCGGTTTTGTCGGCCAGGCCGAACATGGCGAAGGCGTCACCGGGTTCCTGCTGCATGTGATCCCCGCAACATTCTTCGATGCGTTTTCCAAGGGTGAAATCCTGCCGGTGCTGTTCGTCTCCGTGCTGTTTGGCGTGGGCCTGGTGATGGTCGGTGAAAAGGCCCGGCCACTGGTGGGCGTGATCAATCAGGCCAGCGAAGTGTTCTTCCGCATCGTCGGCATCATCAGCCGGGTCGCACCGATCGGTGCTTTTGGTGCGATCGCCTTCACCATCGGTAAATACGGTGTCGGTTCGTTGCTGCCCCTGCTGAAACTGGTGGGCACCTTCTATGTCACGGCGTTTTTCTTTATTGCCGTGGTGCTGGGCAGCATCGCCCGCAACGCCGGGTTCAGCATTTTCAAGTTGATGGGCTACATCAAGTCGGAGCTGTTGATCGTGCTCGGTACCAGCTCGTCGGAGTCGGCATTGCCGCAACTGATCCAGAAACTCGAAAGCCTGGGCGCCTCCAAGGGCGTGGTGGGCATCGTGGTGCCGACCGGCTACACCTTCAACCTCGACGGCACCAACATCTATATGACCCTGGCGGTGCTGTTCCTGGCCCAGGCCACCAATATCCACTTGCCACTGGAGCAGCAGTTGACCCTGTTGGCGGTGGCCATGCTGACCTCCAAGGGCGCAGGTGCGGTGGTCGGTGCGGGCTTCGTGGCGCTGGCTGCCAGCCTGGCGGTGGTGCCGACGGTGCCGGTGGCGGCGATGGTGTTGATCCTCGGCGTCGATCGCTTCATGGCCGAATGCCGCTCGTTGACCAATATCATCGGCAACGCCGTGGCTGCCCTGGTTGTGGCCGCCTGGGAAGGTGAGCTGGACCGCGAAAAAATGGCCCCCATCGCGCTCAAGCGCGGCCGACATGCTCGGGCTGCCGAGGCTGCGGCCCAGGCCAAGGTGGCCGCCGAGTAA
- the ssuD gene encoding FMNH2-dependent alkanesulfonate monooxygenase yields the protein MDVFWFLPTHGDGHYLGTTQGARPVTLNYLKQVAQAADSLGYHGVLIPTGRSCEDSWVIASALVPLTERLRYLVAIRPGIISPTVSARMAATLDRLSNGRLLINVVTGGDPDENRGDGSFLDHSERYEVSDEFLQIWRRVLQGESVDFEGKHLRVQNAKALYPPVQKPYPPLYFGGSSDAAHDLAAEQVDVYLTWGEPPAAVAEKLADVRERAARHGRTVKFGIRLHVIVRETEEDAWKAADKLIEHISDETIAAAQKSFSRFDSEGQRRMAALHDGRRDNLEIAPNLWAGVGLVRGGAGTALVGNPQQVAERIKEYADLGIESFIFSGYPHLEEAYRFAELVFPLLPEPYASLAGRGVTKLTGPFGEMIANDVLPTTKA from the coding sequence ATGGATGTTTTCTGGTTTTTGCCCACTCACGGCGACGGTCATTACCTGGGCACCACACAAGGTGCAAGGCCGGTCACTCTCAATTACCTGAAGCAAGTCGCACAGGCGGCTGACAGCCTGGGTTACCACGGCGTGCTGATTCCTACCGGGCGCTCGTGCGAAGACTCTTGGGTCATCGCCTCGGCGCTGGTGCCGTTGACCGAACGCCTGCGCTACTTGGTGGCCATTCGTCCGGGCATCATCTCGCCCACTGTCTCGGCGCGCATGGCGGCGACCCTGGACCGCCTGTCCAACGGCCGCCTGCTGATCAACGTGGTGACCGGCGGCGACCCCGACGAAAACCGCGGCGACGGCAGTTTCCTTGACCACAGCGAACGCTACGAAGTCTCCGACGAATTCCTTCAGATCTGGCGCCGCGTATTGCAGGGCGAATCAGTGGATTTTGAAGGCAAACACCTGCGCGTACAGAACGCCAAGGCGCTTTATCCGCCAGTACAGAAGCCCTATCCGCCGCTGTATTTCGGCGGTTCTTCCGATGCCGCCCACGACCTCGCCGCCGAACAGGTCGATGTGTACCTGACCTGGGGCGAACCGCCGGCCGCCGTCGCGGAAAAACTCGCGGATGTGCGTGAGCGCGCCGCACGCCACGGGCGCACCGTGAAATTCGGCATCCGCCTGCATGTTATCGTACGCGAGACCGAAGAGGACGCCTGGAAAGCCGCCGACAAGCTGATCGAGCACATCAGCGACGAAACCATCGCCGCCGCGCAAAAATCCTTCTCGCGCTTCGATTCCGAAGGCCAGCGCCGCATGGCCGCCCTGCATGATGGGCGCCGCGACAACCTGGAAATCGCCCCCAACCTGTGGGCCGGCGTCGGCCTGGTACGCGGCGGTGCCGGCACCGCGTTGGTCGGCAACCCGCAGCAGGTCGCCGAGCGCATCAAGGAGTACGCCGACCTGGGGATCGAGAGCTTCATCTTCTCCGGCTACCCGCACCTGGAAGAAGCCTATCGCTTTGCCGAGCTGGTGTTCCCGTTGCTGCCGGAACCCTATGCCAGCCTTGCCGGGCGCGGCGTCACCAAACTCACTGGCCCGTTCGGCGAAATGATTGCCAACGATGTATTGCCGACGACAAAGGCCTGA
- a CDS encoding SfnB family sulfur acquisition oxidoreductase produces the protein MSVLPVSADYPIHTPHAALIRDAAEAIAVAHRVAAVLLEQDAERDRTRQVPAEVVDLYSNSGLWGISVPREFGGAQVSYAVLAQVIAIISAADPSLGQIPQNHYCLLEDIRLQGTPEQQAHFFGLALQGHRFANALSETGGKNVQDIQATIRREGDGYLINGRKGYCTGSLYAHWLAVLALDEQQNAQLAFVPRGTAGLVVVDDWDSMGQRTTSSGTVLAQDLRVPAFNLFPTHKSYDSPTLAGPFAQLTTAAIDAGIARAALRDTVAFVQQFARPWIDAGVEKASQDPLTIIQVGALDIRLEAAEALLDRAGLALDAARPAPNEENVAQASLAVARAKVLTTEIAIEASNKLFELGGTRSTLKKHNFDRHWRNARVHTLHDPVRWKYHVVGNWLLNGAKPPRHDWS, from the coding sequence ATGTCTGTACTGCCTGTGTCTGCCGATTACCCGATCCACACGCCCCATGCCGCGTTGATCCGCGATGCAGCCGAGGCGATTGCCGTCGCCCACCGCGTCGCCGCCGTGCTCCTGGAACAGGACGCCGAGCGCGACCGCACTCGCCAGGTGCCCGCCGAGGTGGTGGACCTGTATTCCAACAGCGGCCTGTGGGGCATCAGCGTGCCGCGCGAGTTTGGCGGCGCGCAGGTGTCTTACGCGGTGCTGGCCCAGGTGATCGCGATTATTTCGGCGGCCGACCCGTCATTGGGGCAGATCCCGCAGAACCACTACTGTTTGCTGGAGGACATCCGCCTGCAGGGCACACCCGAGCAGCAGGCGCATTTCTTCGGCCTGGCGCTGCAAGGTCATCGGTTTGCCAATGCACTGTCGGAAACCGGCGGCAAGAACGTGCAGGACATCCAGGCCACTATTCGCCGCGAAGGCGACGGCTATCTGATCAACGGGCGCAAGGGCTACTGCACCGGATCGTTGTACGCCCATTGGCTGGCAGTGCTGGCGCTGGATGAACAGCAGAACGCGCAGTTGGCCTTCGTTCCGCGCGGCACTGCCGGGCTGGTGGTGGTCGACGATTGGGACAGCATGGGCCAGCGCACCACTTCCAGCGGGACGGTGCTGGCACAGGATCTGCGGGTGCCGGCGTTCAATCTGTTTCCCACACATAAATCCTACGATTCGCCGACGCTTGCCGGCCCTTTCGCACAGCTGACCACCGCCGCCATCGACGCCGGCATCGCCCGTGCCGCTTTGCGCGACACGGTGGCGTTCGTGCAGCAATTCGCCCGCCCATGGATTGATGCCGGCGTGGAGAAGGCTAGTCAGGATCCGCTGACCATCATCCAGGTGGGCGCCCTGGACATTCGCCTCGAAGCCGCCGAAGCGCTGCTGGACCGCGCCGGCCTGGCCCTCGACGCCGCTCGCCCGGCACCGAATGAAGAGAATGTCGCCCAGGCCTCCCTGGCCGTCGCCCGCGCCAAAGTGCTCACCACCGAAATCGCCATCGAAGCCAGCAACAAGCTGTTCGAACTGGGCGGCACTCGCTCGACCTTGAAAAAGCACAACTTCGACCGCCACTGGCGCAACGCACGGGTGCACACCCTGCACGACCCGGTGCGCTGGAAATACCACGTGGTGGGCAACTGGTTGCTCAATGGCGCCAAACCACCGCGCCACGATTGGTCGTGA
- the msuE gene encoding FMN reductase, with translation MTRPLNVVALSGGTWRPSRTLVLTQAVLAELATLLPIETTLIELGDIARPLGGALSRNEVPADVEAQLLAIEQADLLIVAAPVYRGSYPGLLKHLFDLIGLNALINTPVLLAATGGSERHALVLDHQLRPLFSFFQALTLPIGVYATEADFTDYQITSELLKARIQLAAERAAPLFTAHSPSLLKIA, from the coding sequence ATGACCCGTCCCCTGAATGTCGTTGCCCTCTCTGGCGGAACCTGGCGTCCGTCCCGCACCCTCGTACTGACCCAGGCTGTACTGGCTGAACTCGCTACGTTGCTGCCGATCGAGACCACCCTGATCGAGCTGGGCGACATCGCTCGGCCTCTCGGCGGCGCGTTGTCGCGCAATGAAGTGCCCGCCGACGTCGAGGCGCAACTGTTAGCCATCGAACAGGCCGACCTGCTGATCGTCGCGGCGCCGGTCTATCGCGGCTCCTACCCTGGTTTGCTCAAGCATTTGTTCGACCTGATCGGCCTCAACGCGTTGATCAACACACCCGTGCTCCTGGCTGCAACCGGCGGCAGTGAACGTCACGCGCTGGTCCTCGATCATCAGTTGCGTCCGCTGTTCAGCTTCTTCCAGGCGCTGACCCTACCCATCGGCGTGTACGCCACCGAGGCGGACTTCACCGACTACCAAATAACCAGCGAACTATTAAAAGCCCGTATTCAACTGGCGGCAGAACGTGCAGCACCGTTGTTCACTGCGCACTCCCCCTCTCTGCTGAAAATCGCGTAA
- a CDS encoding sigma-54 interaction domain-containing protein: MQLLTLPPSPALATSIRATAQVFEDPKSQALLDHIQQVAPSEASVLIIGETGTGKELVARHIHNLSARRNRPFVAVNCGAFSESLVEAELFGHEKGAFTGALSAKAGWFEEADGGTLFLDEIGDLPMAIQVKLLRVLQEREVVRLGSRKSIPIDVRVLAATNVQLEKAINAGHFREDLYYRLDVVSLELSPLRDRPGDILPLTRHFIEAYSQRLGYGPITISREAEQKLKSYSWPGNIRELENVIHHTLLICRDGVIERDDLRLSNMRIERQDDSQHGTDNSAEALLARAFQKLFEEQAGALHEKVEDALLRAAYHFSHYNQVHTANLLGLSRNVTRTRLIKIGELAVNKRRPGENVQGERMLHLSI, encoded by the coding sequence ATGCAGCTTTTGACCCTACCGCCCTCGCCCGCCCTCGCGACGTCGATCCGCGCCACGGCCCAGGTCTTTGAAGACCCCAAATCCCAGGCGCTGCTCGACCATATCCAGCAAGTGGCGCCCAGCGAAGCCAGCGTGCTGATCATCGGCGAGACCGGGACCGGTAAAGAGCTGGTGGCACGGCATATCCACAACCTCAGCGCGCGGCGTAACCGGCCATTCGTGGCGGTAAACTGCGGGGCGTTTTCCGAATCCCTGGTGGAAGCCGAGCTGTTCGGCCACGAAAAAGGCGCCTTCACCGGCGCCCTCAGTGCCAAGGCCGGCTGGTTCGAAGAGGCCGACGGCGGCACGTTGTTCCTGGATGAGATCGGCGATTTGCCGATGGCGATCCAGGTCAAGCTGCTGCGCGTCCTACAGGAACGCGAAGTTGTACGCCTGGGGTCGCGCAAGAGCATTCCGATTGATGTGCGGGTGCTTGCCGCCACCAACGTGCAACTGGAAAAGGCCATCAACGCCGGGCATTTCCGCGAGGACCTCTACTACCGTCTCGACGTGGTCAGCCTGGAGCTCAGCCCCTTGCGTGACCGACCAGGCGATATTCTGCCGCTGACCCGGCATTTCATCGAAGCCTACAGCCAGCGCCTGGGTTACGGGCCGATCACCATCAGCCGCGAGGCCGAGCAAAAACTCAAGAGCTACAGTTGGCCGGGCAACATCCGGGAGCTGGAAAACGTGATCCACCACACCCTGTTGATCTGCCGCGACGGCGTGATCGAACGCGACGATTTGCGCCTGTCGAACATGCGCATCGAACGTCAGGACGACAGCCAGCACGGCACTGACAACAGCGCCGAAGCGTTGCTGGCGCGGGCCTTCCAAAAGCTGTTCGAGGAACAGGCCGGGGCCCTGCATGAAAAGGTCGAGGACGCCCTGCTCCGCGCCGCCTATCACTTCAGCCATTACAACCAGGTGCACACCGCCAACCTGTTGGGCTTGAGCCGCAACGTCACGCGCACACGCCTGATCAAGATCGGCGAGCTGGCGGTGAACAAGCGCCGTCCAGGCGAAAACGTGCAGGGCGAGCGCATGTTGCACCTATCCATTTAG
- a CDS encoding VOC family protein, which produces MSVKPIPEGFHSVTPYLGVEKAAEAIEFYKKAFGAIEAMRLDMPDGRVGHAELRIGDSPIMLGSPCDESAFGSPRDGHTSVGLHVYVNDVDAQYKQAIAAGGTPISEPKDQFYGDRSGTLKDPFGHVWFLATHKEDLTEAQIRQRAMEMFKQA; this is translated from the coding sequence ATGAGCGTTAAACCCATTCCCGAGGGTTTCCACAGTGTCACGCCCTACCTGGGCGTCGAAAAAGCTGCCGAAGCCATCGAGTTCTACAAGAAAGCCTTTGGCGCCATCGAAGCCATGCGCCTGGACATGCCCGACGGCAGAGTCGGCCACGCCGAGCTGCGCATCGGTGACTCGCCGATCATGCTGGGTTCACCCTGCGATGAAAGTGCGTTTGGCAGCCCGCGTGATGGCCACACCAGCGTCGGTTTACATGTGTATGTCAATGACGTCGACGCGCAATACAAACAAGCCATCGCAGCCGGTGGCACACCGATCTCCGAACCCAAGGACCAGTTCTACGGCGATCGCTCCGGCACGCTGAAGGATCCATTCGGCCATGTGTGGTTCCTGGCCACCCACAAGGAAGACCTGACTGAAGCGCAGATTCGCCAGCGCGCGATGGAGATGTTCAAGCAAGCCTGA